One segment of Sulfurirhabdus autotrophica DNA contains the following:
- a CDS encoding c-type cytochrome, translating to MKNVAHISCIQILSRLAVYALLTIILPVATNVTYAAEPSIDISFGTQKQHLTRTELLRLPALRTIKVRSDIVYKRTTSYQAIPLSALITSMPLIESVQFTALDGFVANIPGSLLTSEAQPWLAIEQANKGWPPLKSGSSSAGPFYLVWLAPEKAGISPEQWPYQIAKISEAAPLEKRYPQILPKTEANSPEQRGMHVFIANCATCHKMNGGGDAAVGPDLNIPLSPTEYFKEPFLRKLIRDPTSVRNWNRLAMPGFTPSVLSDTQLDELLSYLQQMAIQR from the coding sequence ATGAAGAACGTAGCTCACATTTCATGTATCCAAATTCTTAGCCGCCTTGCTGTCTACGCACTGCTCACAATTATATTGCCAGTAGCCACCAACGTTACATACGCGGCAGAACCGTCGATTGATATTTCATTCGGCACGCAAAAGCAACACCTTACCCGCACAGAACTACTCAGGCTCCCTGCCCTACGAACCATTAAAGTTCGAAGCGACATAGTATATAAACGCACAACAAGCTATCAGGCCATACCTTTATCCGCATTGATCACATCGATGCCGCTCATCGAATCAGTACAGTTTACTGCGCTAGATGGATTTGTAGCCAATATTCCCGGTAGCTTGCTTACCAGCGAAGCACAACCATGGTTGGCAATAGAACAGGCTAATAAAGGATGGCCACCATTAAAGTCGGGAAGCAGCAGCGCAGGGCCATTCTATTTGGTATGGCTAGCGCCTGAAAAAGCGGGTATCTCACCTGAGCAGTGGCCGTATCAGATTGCAAAAATTTCGGAAGCAGCGCCACTGGAAAAACGCTACCCGCAAATTCTGCCGAAGACCGAAGCGAACAGCCCTGAGCAACGCGGAATGCATGTGTTTATTGCCAACTGTGCGACATGTCACAAGATGAATGGCGGCGGCGATGCGGCGGTGGGACCGGATCTAAACATTCCTTTAAGCCCCACCGAATATTTCAAGGAACCATTTTTACGCAAACTGATTCGCGACCCGACATCGGTACGAAACTGGAATAGGCTCGCCATGCCTGGATTTACACCGTCTGTGTTGAGCGATACGCAGCTGGACGAACTTTTATCCTATCTTCAACAGATGGCAATTCAGCGCTAA
- a CDS encoding ankyrin repeat domain-containing protein: MKYNNLRNLTLLMCAISMLASNPSWSATENDLNLMEAAGQGDMRLVKMLIGMGANPQATDASGNNAVLLAATGGNQTMLRFMLDENVPVNTKGSSGFTPLGIAALRGDLSMVKILLKAGADVDAINDDGNSALSNAIELGYSKIADLLLQHGADVNTLNREGMTPVMLAVKNGDIALTKNILKKSPELNVLDKEGRSVVFWDVMEGTDELIPLLLANGANPNLRTQGYTPLHWANAMNQSAIANMLKQSGAIE; the protein is encoded by the coding sequence ATGAAATATAACAATCTGCGAAATTTGACCTTGCTTATGTGCGCCATTAGTATGTTGGCCTCAAATCCATCATGGTCAGCTACTGAAAATGATCTTAATTTGATGGAGGCTGCAGGGCAAGGTGACATGCGACTGGTAAAAATGTTGATTGGAATGGGTGCCAACCCACAGGCGACGGATGCTTCAGGAAACAATGCTGTATTGCTGGCTGCTACCGGTGGTAATCAAACAATGCTGCGGTTCATGCTGGATGAGAATGTCCCTGTGAATACTAAAGGAAGTTCAGGATTTACACCGCTGGGTATTGCCGCATTACGTGGTGATTTAAGCATGGTGAAAATACTCTTGAAAGCTGGCGCGGATGTTGATGCAATTAACGATGATGGTAATTCGGCATTGTCTAACGCCATTGAATTGGGATACTCGAAAATTGCTGATTTGCTGTTGCAACACGGCGCGGATGTGAACACTCTCAATCGTGAGGGTATGACGCCAGTCATGTTGGCAGTTAAGAACGGTGATATAGCGTTAACAAAAAATATATTGAAGAAATCACCGGAACTTAATGTCCTTGATAAAGAAGGTCGATCTGTTGTTTTTTGGGATGTGATGGAAGGGACGGATGAATTAATACCACTTTTGTTGGCAAATGGTGCTAATCCGAATTTGCGAACTCAAGGCTACACGCCTCTGCACTGGGCAAATGCGATGAATCAATCCGCGATTGCAAATATGTTAAAGCAGTCCGGTGCTATTGAATAA
- a CDS encoding putative porin, producing the protein MNFKTKKLVLAVSLALACQGASAGEKEELEALRQTTLNLIQALVDQGLLPKKQAEALITRAAASPVTDAFSSKTEAGVIRVPYVPESVKKEIREQIKHEVLAQAKNERWGDPGALPDWVGRFKLDGDVRLRYQKDIFQKDNFTPTQLAPFGININNTSEDRERLRLRARLNVKAKVTDDLVAGLRLTTGNTTDPVSTNQTLGTSFNKYSVMFDQVYLKYDPYRWLSASGGRIPNPWFSTDLVWDKDLNFEGVAATLKPRITDNLTGFLTGGAFPLQEIESSDTVKAKSKWLYGIQGGGEWISDNQSKFKVGLAYYQYMNVAGKPNAVLNSSNFNGTAPQFRQKGNSVFNIDNDGNPATNLWALSSNFREINLTASADFAAFDPVHVVVTGDYVKNVGFNRSEILQRTGQDIEPRVKGYQTKVTLGMLDTYKLGDWQAYVGYRHLERDAVLDAFTDSDFHLGGTDTKGYFVGGNYGIGKNAWLSMRYMSADAIDGPPLAIDVLQVDLNAKF; encoded by the coding sequence ATGAATTTCAAAACCAAAAAACTCGTATTGGCTGTGTCCTTAGCGCTTGCTTGTCAAGGCGCCTCAGCTGGTGAAAAAGAAGAGCTGGAAGCATTACGGCAGACAACACTGAATTTAATTCAGGCGTTAGTGGATCAGGGATTGCTGCCTAAAAAACAGGCCGAAGCTTTGATAACCCGTGCGGCTGCGTCTCCTGTAACTGATGCTTTCTCTAGTAAAACTGAAGCAGGCGTGATTCGTGTGCCTTATGTGCCTGAGTCAGTTAAAAAGGAAATTCGCGAGCAGATTAAACATGAAGTATTGGCCCAGGCTAAAAATGAACGGTGGGGAGATCCAGGTGCATTGCCTGATTGGGTGGGAAGATTCAAACTGGATGGAGATGTACGTTTACGTTATCAGAAGGATATATTTCAGAAAGACAATTTTACGCCTACGCAGCTGGCGCCATTCGGAATTAATATTAATAACACATCAGAAGACAGGGAGAGATTACGATTACGTGCCAGACTAAACGTGAAAGCTAAAGTGACAGATGATCTTGTTGCTGGCTTGAGGCTGACTACTGGAAATACCACGGACCCTGTTTCCACTAATCAAACGCTGGGCACTTCATTTAACAAATACAGCGTGATGTTTGATCAGGTTTACTTGAAATATGACCCTTATCGCTGGCTGAGTGCTTCGGGAGGTCGTATTCCTAACCCATGGTTTTCTACAGACCTGGTATGGGATAAGGATTTGAATTTTGAAGGTGTAGCAGCCACATTAAAACCACGCATTACAGACAATCTGACAGGATTCTTAACGGGTGGCGCATTCCCTTTGCAGGAAATAGAATCTTCTGACACGGTAAAAGCAAAAAGCAAGTGGCTATATGGTATTCAGGGTGGGGGAGAATGGATCTCTGATAACCAGTCGAAATTCAAGGTGGGGCTTGCCTATTATCAGTATATGAATGTGGCGGGGAAACCAAATGCAGTTCTTAATTCCTCTAATTTCAACGGGACTGCCCCGCAATTTCGCCAGAAGGGAAACTCGGTATTTAATATTGATAACGACGGAAATCCCGCTACGAATCTTTGGGCGCTATCTTCAAATTTCCGTGAAATCAATTTAACCGCTTCAGCAGATTTTGCCGCATTTGATCCGGTTCATGTGGTTGTAACCGGAGATTACGTAAAAAACGTCGGGTTTAACCGTTCCGAAATATTACAGCGCACTGGACAGGATATTGAGCCTAGGGTGAAGGGTTACCAGACAAAAGTCACTCTTGGCATGCTGGATACCTATAAGCTGGGGGATTGGCAAGCTTATGTTGGTTACCGGCATCTAGAGCGTGATGCAGTGCTGGACGCATTCACTGACTCAGACTTTCATTTGGGCGGTACCGATACCAAAGGTTATTTTGTTGGTGGAAATTACGGTATCGGAAAAAATGCCTGGCTCAGTATGCGTTATATGAGTGCTGATGCAATAGATGGTCCGCCACTGGCAATTGATGTATTACAGGTTGATCTCAATGCGAAATTCTAA
- a CDS encoding TonB C-terminal domain-containing protein, producing MTNEKNNRVLKKVLIGAGFVGLAALFFLFVRSMLNSDSPVKKPVVQQISLLRPPPPPPPKPEEKPPEPEIKKEEVKIDQPQPEPETPQQTQDDTPAGKDLGVDADGGLGADGFGLIGKKGGRDLFGGGGGKFSGYTGLLKQRIQEALAKDKRLRNGDYKAIVKVWLKHDGSLDHFELTGSSGNPETDAAIKVALTAMPPLRDMPPDDMPQPVKLRISSRT from the coding sequence ATGACTAATGAAAAGAATAACAGGGTATTGAAAAAAGTATTGATAGGGGCCGGATTTGTTGGTTTGGCAGCATTGTTTTTCTTGTTTGTGCGCAGTATGTTGAATTCGGATTCACCGGTAAAAAAACCGGTAGTTCAGCAAATATCGCTGCTTAGACCGCCACCTCCTCCTCCACCCAAACCAGAAGAAAAACCGCCTGAACCAGAAATCAAGAAAGAAGAGGTGAAAATCGATCAACCTCAGCCAGAACCAGAAACACCACAACAAACACAAGACGATACTCCCGCAGGTAAAGATCTGGGCGTTGATGCTGATGGTGGCCTAGGAGCAGACGGTTTCGGGTTGATTGGTAAAAAAGGGGGGAGAGATTTGTTTGGCGGTGGCGGGGGTAAGTTTTCAGGATATACCGGCTTGCTCAAGCAACGAATACAGGAGGCGCTTGCCAAGGATAAACGCCTGCGTAACGGGGATTACAAGGCAATTGTAAAAGTATGGCTTAAACATGATGGAAGCCTTGATCACTTTGAGTTAACAGGGTCGAGCGGGAATCCCGAAACAGATGCTGCAATCAAGGTTGCATTGACAGCGATGCCGCCATTAAGAGATATGCCGCCGGATGATATGCCACAACCTGTTAAGTTGCGTATCAGTTCAAGAACATAA
- a CDS encoding ExbD/TolR family protein, with translation MKVQAENQPYDEINITPMLDLAYVLLIIFIIMTTASVQGIKVNLPKASSSPSLAKPSTKAVTIAEDGQIFLDTYPVTLAELETRLQQMKAVTPDFPVVIKGDAHVQYDKVVEVLELLGRLDITQLGLVTQRLVK, from the coding sequence ATGAAGGTTCAGGCAGAAAATCAACCGTATGACGAAATCAATATTACGCCCATGCTGGATTTGGCGTACGTATTGTTGATTATCTTTATCATCATGACAACCGCTTCAGTGCAAGGCATTAAGGTGAATTTGCCCAAGGCAAGTTCCTCGCCAAGTTTGGCCAAACCCAGTACCAAGGCAGTCACAATAGCCGAGGATGGACAGATTTTTCTGGATACCTACCCTGTGACATTGGCCGAACTGGAAACACGCCTGCAGCAGATGAAGGCTGTGACACCTGATTTTCCCGTGGTGATCAAAGGGGATGCGCATGTTCAATACGATAAGGTAGTTGAAGTGTTGGAATTGTTGGGGCGGCTTGATATCACCCAGCTTGGATTAGTAACCCAGCGTCTGGTCAAATAG
- a CDS encoding DUF2341 domain-containing protein: protein MKLNILIKKRIISCLAIALLLPTLAQAKWSNDWASRTQVKLDTTQTGADIKQSLDQVPVLVRLHTGNFPFANAKVDGSDIRFVAGDDKTPLKFHIEKFDPLNELALIWVNLPKVAGASKADSFWMYYGNEKATVSDDKGIYDVNQLAVLHFEDKNGFKDATAYGNPITSQGVTMQSGSVIGSSASFNGKSKIVITGTPANSISADKGFTFMTWVKVNAPKEVGSKAGVKEEAAKDEVLFSRQGSAGGIEIGMDASGLYVSLKSAKPVEVKSNVLIAPGVWHHIAVTVSNAVTIYVDGKQVASEPAAMVALDGDMVMGATASGEHFFQGELDEVQILNGARSAEWIKAEALSQGQDAKMISFAEGEEEGAETESASYFGTILHSVTLDGWVVIGILMVMAVISWIVMIGKGMIINRMSADNAKFTDSFKKLARDPGALDVDESNKSEFSHSLFGSHGDFKNSPIFRIYHVGVQEIKNRFGSTDPAKLHGETLSPQAIDAIRASLDATLIRENQRLNSKMVLLTIAISGGPFLGLLGTVVGVMITFAAIAASGDVNVNAIAPGIAAALVATVAGLGVAIPALFGYNYLGSQIKDITADMHVFVDEFISKVAEHYHA, encoded by the coding sequence ATGAAATTAAATATCCTAATAAAGAAACGAATAATTAGTTGCCTTGCTATCGCTTTGCTTTTGCCAACCCTGGCTCAAGCTAAATGGAGCAACGACTGGGCCAGCCGAACACAAGTAAAATTGGACACGACCCAGACCGGAGCAGATATCAAACAAAGTCTTGACCAGGTTCCGGTACTGGTTCGTTTGCATACAGGAAATTTTCCTTTTGCAAACGCAAAAGTGGATGGCTCTGATATTCGTTTTGTTGCTGGTGATGATAAAACGCCCCTGAAATTTCATATCGAAAAATTTGATCCTTTAAATGAACTGGCGCTTATCTGGGTGAACTTACCCAAAGTGGCTGGCGCATCAAAAGCCGATTCATTCTGGATGTATTACGGTAATGAAAAAGCAACCGTCAGTGATGATAAGGGTATTTATGACGTTAACCAGTTAGCAGTTCTGCATTTTGAAGATAAAAATGGCTTCAAAGATGCTACAGCTTATGGCAATCCAATCACTTCTCAGGGTGTGACAATGCAGAGTGGTTCGGTGATTGGGTCTTCAGCGTCGTTCAATGGAAAAAGCAAAATTGTCATAACCGGGACTCCTGCCAATAGTATTTCGGCCGATAAGGGTTTTACTTTCATGACCTGGGTGAAAGTCAATGCGCCCAAAGAAGTTGGAAGCAAGGCCGGGGTTAAAGAGGAAGCGGCAAAGGATGAAGTGCTTTTTTCTCGGCAAGGTAGTGCTGGTGGCATAGAAATTGGAATGGACGCCTCTGGTTTATATGTCAGCTTGAAGAGTGCAAAACCGGTCGAGGTGAAAAGTAATGTACTGATTGCGCCGGGCGTTTGGCATCATATTGCTGTCACGGTTTCAAATGCTGTAACGATTTATGTTGATGGCAAACAGGTTGCATCTGAGCCCGCAGCAATGGTTGCGCTTGACGGCGATATGGTAATGGGTGCAACTGCATCAGGCGAGCATTTCTTTCAGGGTGAATTGGATGAAGTGCAGATATTGAATGGAGCGCGCTCTGCTGAGTGGATCAAAGCGGAAGCTTTATCACAAGGTCAGGATGCCAAGATGATTTCCTTTGCCGAAGGCGAAGAAGAAGGCGCCGAAACTGAAAGCGCCTCCTACTTTGGCACAATTTTGCACAGTGTGACGCTGGATGGTTGGGTCGTCATCGGTATTCTCATGGTGATGGCAGTCATAAGCTGGATAGTCATGATCGGGAAAGGCATGATTATTAACCGCATGAGTGCAGATAATGCAAAGTTCACAGATTCATTCAAGAAGCTGGCGCGAGATCCTGGTGCACTGGATGTAGACGAATCCAACAAATCCGAATTTTCACATTCATTATTCGGTTCTCATGGTGATTTTAAAAATTCACCTATATTCCGTATTTATCACGTTGGTGTGCAGGAAATCAAAAACAGATTTGGAAGTACTGATCCTGCCAAATTGCATGGTGAAACACTTTCGCCACAAGCGATTGATGCTATTCGTGCAAGTCTGGATGCAACACTCATACGGGAAAACCAGCGGCTTAATAGTAAAATGGTATTGCTGACAATTGCTATTAGTGGTGGGCCATTCCTGGGTCTGCTGGGGACAGTGGTAGGGGTAATGATTACCTTTGCAGCCATTGCCGCGAGTGGGGATGTGAACGTTAATGCGATTGCGCCAGGTATTGCTGCGGCTTTGGTGGCGACAGTTGCTGGCCTGGGAGTCGCGATTCCGGCACTGTTTGGTTATAACTATCTGGGCAGTCAAATCAAGGATATTACTGCTGACATGCATGTATTTGTCGATGAGTTCATCAGCAAAGTAGCTGAACACTATCACGCTTAG